In the Sus scrofa isolate TJ Tabasco breed Duroc chromosome 6, Sscrofa11.1, whole genome shotgun sequence genome, one interval contains:
- the TAS1R1 gene encoding taste receptor type 1 member 1 isoform X1 encodes MLLWEACLLGLQLSLSCCWALGCQGPESSPDFSLPGDYLVAGLFPLHGDHPEARRRPTVAFCDRPNTFNGHGYHLFQAMRFGIEEINNSSALLPNVTLGYELYDVCSESANVYATLSILSKAGTGYVDIQENPALYSPKTVAVIGPDTTSRAATTAGLLGPFLVPLVSYDASSMVLGVKRVYPSFLRTIPSDDHQVEVLVLLLRRFRWDWISVVGSEGDYGQLGVQALEDQARRQGICIAFKDIVPFSAQPGDQRMQSMMGSLALARTTVVVVFSGRQLARVFFESVVLANLTSKVWVASEDWAISRHISSVPGIRGIGTVLGVAIPGRLVPGLKEFEEAYVRAEKGALGPCPRGSWCSTNQLCTDCWAFTAQEMPTLGAFSMSSAYNVYQAVYAVAQGLHQLLGCASGICSRGQVYPWQLLEEIRKVNFLLHKHTVTFSDSGDSLSGYDIIAWDWSGPKWTFRVIGSSSSSLLSPVQLDINTTKIPWRGGDNQVPTSVCSSDCPEGHQKVIMSFHHCCFECVPCEAGTFLNESDPYSCQPCGKEEWAPERSQTCFPRTVVFLTWHEPISWVLLAANTMLLLLVAGTAGLFAWYLDTPVVRSAGGRMCFLMLGSLAGGSCGLYGFFGEPMLPTCLLRQGLFALGFAIFLSCLTIRSFQLVFIFKFSAKMPTFFHAWVQNHGAGLFVVISSITQLLICLVWLAVWTPLPTREYQRFPQLVVLDCTEANSLGLRLAFTYNGLLSVSAFACSYLGKDLPENYNEAKCVTFSLLLNFVSWITFFTVASVYQGKYLAAVNVFAMLSSLSGGFSGYFLPKCYIILCRPDLNSTEHFQASIQDYSRRCGST; translated from the exons ATGTTGCTCTGGGAGGCGTGCCTGCTGGGTCTGCAGCTCTCCCTCTCCTGCTGCTGGGCTTTGGGCTGCCAGGGCCCAGAGTCCTCCCCTGACTTCAGCCTCCCTGGGGACTACCTTGTAGCTGGCCTCTTCCCTCTACACGGTGACCACCCAGAGGCGAGGCGCAGACCCACAGTGGCCTTCTGTGACAG ACCCAACACCTTCAACGGCCACGGCTACCACCTCTTCCAAGCCATGCGGTTTGGCATCGAGGAGATAAACAACTCCAGCGCCCTGCTGCCCAACGTCACTCTGGGGTATGAGCTATACGACGTGTGCTCGGAGTCCGCGAACGTGTACGCCACGCTGAGCAtcctgagcaaggctgggacAGGCTACGTGGACATCCAAGAAAACCCTGCCCTGTATTCCCCCAAGACCGTGGCGGTCATCGGGCCCGACACCACCAGCCGCGCTGCCACCACCGCAGGCCTGCTGGGCCCCTTCCTGGTGCCCCTG GTCAGCTATGATGCCAGCAGCATGGTGCTGGGTGTGAAGCGGGTGTACCCCTCTTTCCTGCGCACCATCCCCAGCGATGACCACCAGGTGGAGGTCTTGGTGCTGCTGCTGCGGAGGTTCAGGTGGGACTGGATCTCGGTGGTGGGCAGCGAAGGTGACTACGGGCAGCTGGGGGTGCAGGCGCTGGAGGACCAGGCCCGCCGGCAGGGCATCTGCATTGCCTTCAAGGACATCGTGCCGTTCTCTGCCCAGCCGGGCGACCAGAGGATGCAGAGCATGATGGGCAGCCTGGCTCTCGCAAGGACCACCGTTGTGGTCGTTTTCTCCGGTCGGCAGCTGGCCAGGGTGTTCTTTGAGTCTGTGGTGCTGGCCAACCTGACCTCCAAGGTGTGGGTCGCCTCCGAGGACTGGGCCATCTCCAGACACATCAGCAGTGTGCCCGGGATCCGGGGCATCGGCACAGTGCTGGGCGTGGCCATCCCCGGGAGGCTGGTGCCCGGCCTGAAGGAGTTTGAGGAGGCCTACGTCAGGGCAGAGAAAGGGGCCCTTGGGCCTTGCCCCAGGGGCTCCTGGTGCAGCACCAACCAGCTCTGCACAGACTGCTGGGCTTTCACGGCCCAGGAGATGCCCACACTTGGAGCATTCTCCATGAGTTCTGCCTACAACGTGTACCAGGCTGTCTATGCCGTGGCCCAGGGCCTCCACCAGCTCCtgggctgtgcctctggcatctGTTCTCGAGGCCAAGTCTACCCCTGGCAG CTCCTGGAGGAGATCCGCAAGGTCAATTTCCTTCTACACAAGCACACTGTGACATTTAGTGACAGTGGGGACTCGCTCAGCGGCTATGACATAATTGCCTGGGACTGGAGTGGCCCCAAGTGGACCTTCAGGGTCATCGGCTCGTCATCGTCGTCATTGTTGTCGCCAGTTCAGCTAGACATAAATACTACCAAAATCCCATGGCGTGGCGGGGACAACCAG GTGCCGACGTCCGTGTGTTCCAGCGACTGTCCTGAGGGCCACCAGAAAGTGATCATGAGTTTCCACCACTGCTGCTTTGAGTGTGTGCCTTGTGAGGCCGGGACCTTCCTCAACGAGAGTG ACCCCTACAGCTGCCAACCCTGTGGGAAAGAAGAGTGGGCACCTGAGAGAAGCCAGACTTGCTTCCCACGCACCGTGGTATTCTTGACTTGGCATGAGCCCATCTCTTGGGTGCTGCTAGCAGCTAACACGatgttgctgctgctggtggcTGGGACTGCTGGCCTGTTTGCTTGGTACCTAGACACCCCTGTGGTGAGGTCCGCTGGGGGCAGAATGTGCTTCCTCATGCTGGGCTCCCTGGCAGGGGGCAGCTGCGGCCTCTATGGCTTTTTTGGGGAGCCCATGCTGCCCACATGCTTGCTGCGCCAAGGCCTCTTTGCCCTTGGTTTTGCCATCTTCCTGTCCTGCCTGACAATCCGCTCTTTCCAACTTGTCTTCATCTTCAAGTTTTCTGCCAAGATGCCCACATTCTTTCACGCGTGGGTCCAAAACCATGGTGCTGGCCTGTTTGTGGTGATCAGCTCGATAACCCAGCTGCTTATCTGTCTGGTTTGGCTGGCAGTGTGGACCCCACTGCCCACCAGGGAATACCAGCGCTTCCCACAGCTGGTGGTGCTTGACTGCACAGAAGCGAATTCACTGGGCTTAAGGCTGGCTTTCACCTACAACGGTCTCCTCTCGGTCAGCGCCTTTGCCTGCAGCTACCTGGGTAAGGACCTGCCAGAGAACTACAATGAGGCCAAATGTGTTACCTTCAGCCTGCTCCTCAACTTCGTGTCCTGGATCACCTTCTTCACCGTGGCCAGTGTCTACCAGGGCAAGTACCTGGCCGCCGT
- the TAS1R1 gene encoding taste receptor type 1 member 1 isoform X3 yields MLLWEACLLGLQLSLSCCWALGCQGPESSPDFSLPGDYLVAGLFPLHGDHPEARRRPTVAFCDRPNTFNGHGYHLFQAMRFGIEEINNSSALLPNVTLGYELYDVCSESANVYATLSILSKAGTGYVDIQENPALYSPKTVAVIGPDTTSRAATTAGLLGPFLVPLVSYDASSMVLGVKRVYPSFLRTIPSDDHQVEVLVLLLRRFRWDWISVVGSEGDYGQLGVQALEDQARRQGICIAFKDIVPFSAQPGDQRMQSMMGSLALARTTVVVVFSGRQLARVFFESVVLANLTSKVWVASEDWAISRHISSVPGIRGIGTVLGVAIPGRLVPGLKEFEEAYVRAEKGALGPCPRGSWCSTNQLCTDCWAFTAQEMPTLGAFSMSSAYNVYQAVYAVAQGLHQLLGCASGICSRGQVYPWQLLEEIRKVNFLLHKHTVTFSDSGDSLSGYDIIAWDWSGPKWTFRVIGSSSSSLLSPVQLDINTTKIPWRGGDNQVPTSVCSSDCPEGHQKVIMSFHHCCFECVPCEAGTFLNESDPYSCQPCGKEEWAPERSQTCFPRTVRLCLQLPG; encoded by the exons ATGTTGCTCTGGGAGGCGTGCCTGCTGGGTCTGCAGCTCTCCCTCTCCTGCTGCTGGGCTTTGGGCTGCCAGGGCCCAGAGTCCTCCCCTGACTTCAGCCTCCCTGGGGACTACCTTGTAGCTGGCCTCTTCCCTCTACACGGTGACCACCCAGAGGCGAGGCGCAGACCCACAGTGGCCTTCTGTGACAG ACCCAACACCTTCAACGGCCACGGCTACCACCTCTTCCAAGCCATGCGGTTTGGCATCGAGGAGATAAACAACTCCAGCGCCCTGCTGCCCAACGTCACTCTGGGGTATGAGCTATACGACGTGTGCTCGGAGTCCGCGAACGTGTACGCCACGCTGAGCAtcctgagcaaggctgggacAGGCTACGTGGACATCCAAGAAAACCCTGCCCTGTATTCCCCCAAGACCGTGGCGGTCATCGGGCCCGACACCACCAGCCGCGCTGCCACCACCGCAGGCCTGCTGGGCCCCTTCCTGGTGCCCCTG GTCAGCTATGATGCCAGCAGCATGGTGCTGGGTGTGAAGCGGGTGTACCCCTCTTTCCTGCGCACCATCCCCAGCGATGACCACCAGGTGGAGGTCTTGGTGCTGCTGCTGCGGAGGTTCAGGTGGGACTGGATCTCGGTGGTGGGCAGCGAAGGTGACTACGGGCAGCTGGGGGTGCAGGCGCTGGAGGACCAGGCCCGCCGGCAGGGCATCTGCATTGCCTTCAAGGACATCGTGCCGTTCTCTGCCCAGCCGGGCGACCAGAGGATGCAGAGCATGATGGGCAGCCTGGCTCTCGCAAGGACCACCGTTGTGGTCGTTTTCTCCGGTCGGCAGCTGGCCAGGGTGTTCTTTGAGTCTGTGGTGCTGGCCAACCTGACCTCCAAGGTGTGGGTCGCCTCCGAGGACTGGGCCATCTCCAGACACATCAGCAGTGTGCCCGGGATCCGGGGCATCGGCACAGTGCTGGGCGTGGCCATCCCCGGGAGGCTGGTGCCCGGCCTGAAGGAGTTTGAGGAGGCCTACGTCAGGGCAGAGAAAGGGGCCCTTGGGCCTTGCCCCAGGGGCTCCTGGTGCAGCACCAACCAGCTCTGCACAGACTGCTGGGCTTTCACGGCCCAGGAGATGCCCACACTTGGAGCATTCTCCATGAGTTCTGCCTACAACGTGTACCAGGCTGTCTATGCCGTGGCCCAGGGCCTCCACCAGCTCCtgggctgtgcctctggcatctGTTCTCGAGGCCAAGTCTACCCCTGGCAG CTCCTGGAGGAGATCCGCAAGGTCAATTTCCTTCTACACAAGCACACTGTGACATTTAGTGACAGTGGGGACTCGCTCAGCGGCTATGACATAATTGCCTGGGACTGGAGTGGCCCCAAGTGGACCTTCAGGGTCATCGGCTCGTCATCGTCGTCATTGTTGTCGCCAGTTCAGCTAGACATAAATACTACCAAAATCCCATGGCGTGGCGGGGACAACCAG GTGCCGACGTCCGTGTGTTCCAGCGACTGTCCTGAGGGCCACCAGAAAGTGATCATGAGTTTCCACCACTGCTGCTTTGAGTGTGTGCCTTGTGAGGCCGGGACCTTCCTCAACGAGAGTG ACCCCTACAGCTGCCAACCCTGTGGGAAAGAAGAGTGGGCACCTGAGAGAAGCCAGACTTGCTTCCCACGCACCGTG CGCCTTTGCCTGCAGCTACCTGGGTAA
- the TAS1R1 gene encoding taste receptor type 1 member 1 isoform X2 gives MLLWEACLLGLQLSLSCCWALGCQGPESSPDFSLPGDYLVAGLFPLHGDHPEARRRPTVAFCDRPNTFNGHGYHLFQAMRFGIEEINNSSALLPNVTLGYELYDVCSESANVYATLSILSKAGTGYVDIQENPALYSPKTVAVIGPDTTSRAATTAGLLGPFLVPLLLEEIRKVNFLLHKHTVTFSDSGDSLSGYDIIAWDWSGPKWTFRVIGSSSSSLLSPVQLDINTTKIPWRGGDNQVPTSVCSSDCPEGHQKVIMSFHHCCFECVPCEAGTFLNESDPYSCQPCGKEEWAPERSQTCFPRTVVFLTWHEPISWVLLAANTMLLLLVAGTAGLFAWYLDTPVVRSAGGRMCFLMLGSLAGGSCGLYGFFGEPMLPTCLLRQGLFALGFAIFLSCLTIRSFQLVFIFKFSAKMPTFFHAWVQNHGAGLFVVISSITQLLICLVWLAVWTPLPTREYQRFPQLVVLDCTEANSLGLRLAFTYNGLLSVSAFACSYLGKDLPENYNEAKCVTFSLLLNFVSWITFFTVASVYQGKYLAAVNVFAMLSSLSGGFSGYFLPKCYIILCRPDLNSTEHFQASIQDYSRRCGST, from the exons ATGTTGCTCTGGGAGGCGTGCCTGCTGGGTCTGCAGCTCTCCCTCTCCTGCTGCTGGGCTTTGGGCTGCCAGGGCCCAGAGTCCTCCCCTGACTTCAGCCTCCCTGGGGACTACCTTGTAGCTGGCCTCTTCCCTCTACACGGTGACCACCCAGAGGCGAGGCGCAGACCCACAGTGGCCTTCTGTGACAG ACCCAACACCTTCAACGGCCACGGCTACCACCTCTTCCAAGCCATGCGGTTTGGCATCGAGGAGATAAACAACTCCAGCGCCCTGCTGCCCAACGTCACTCTGGGGTATGAGCTATACGACGTGTGCTCGGAGTCCGCGAACGTGTACGCCACGCTGAGCAtcctgagcaaggctgggacAGGCTACGTGGACATCCAAGAAAACCCTGCCCTGTATTCCCCCAAGACCGTGGCGGTCATCGGGCCCGACACCACCAGCCGCGCTGCCACCACCGCAGGCCTGCTGGGCCCCTTCCTGGTGCCCCTG CTCCTGGAGGAGATCCGCAAGGTCAATTTCCTTCTACACAAGCACACTGTGACATTTAGTGACAGTGGGGACTCGCTCAGCGGCTATGACATAATTGCCTGGGACTGGAGTGGCCCCAAGTGGACCTTCAGGGTCATCGGCTCGTCATCGTCGTCATTGTTGTCGCCAGTTCAGCTAGACATAAATACTACCAAAATCCCATGGCGTGGCGGGGACAACCAG GTGCCGACGTCCGTGTGTTCCAGCGACTGTCCTGAGGGCCACCAGAAAGTGATCATGAGTTTCCACCACTGCTGCTTTGAGTGTGTGCCTTGTGAGGCCGGGACCTTCCTCAACGAGAGTG ACCCCTACAGCTGCCAACCCTGTGGGAAAGAAGAGTGGGCACCTGAGAGAAGCCAGACTTGCTTCCCACGCACCGTGGTATTCTTGACTTGGCATGAGCCCATCTCTTGGGTGCTGCTAGCAGCTAACACGatgttgctgctgctggtggcTGGGACTGCTGGCCTGTTTGCTTGGTACCTAGACACCCCTGTGGTGAGGTCCGCTGGGGGCAGAATGTGCTTCCTCATGCTGGGCTCCCTGGCAGGGGGCAGCTGCGGCCTCTATGGCTTTTTTGGGGAGCCCATGCTGCCCACATGCTTGCTGCGCCAAGGCCTCTTTGCCCTTGGTTTTGCCATCTTCCTGTCCTGCCTGACAATCCGCTCTTTCCAACTTGTCTTCATCTTCAAGTTTTCTGCCAAGATGCCCACATTCTTTCACGCGTGGGTCCAAAACCATGGTGCTGGCCTGTTTGTGGTGATCAGCTCGATAACCCAGCTGCTTATCTGTCTGGTTTGGCTGGCAGTGTGGACCCCACTGCCCACCAGGGAATACCAGCGCTTCCCACAGCTGGTGGTGCTTGACTGCACAGAAGCGAATTCACTGGGCTTAAGGCTGGCTTTCACCTACAACGGTCTCCTCTCGGTCAGCGCCTTTGCCTGCAGCTACCTGGGTAAGGACCTGCCAGAGAACTACAATGAGGCCAAATGTGTTACCTTCAGCCTGCTCCTCAACTTCGTGTCCTGGATCACCTTCTTCACCGTGGCCAGTGTCTACCAGGGCAAGTACCTGGCCGCCGT